The following proteins are co-located in the Pyxicephalus adspersus chromosome Z, UCB_Pads_2.0, whole genome shotgun sequence genome:
- the LOC140343796 gene encoding cis-aconitate decarboxylase-like, translating into MLCAALRKTQKLQPLSRHIHKPAVKVTAGHQLEDTVTSSFASFIHGIRPVHLSDIVRYRSKRMILDSIGVGLMGSTTHVFNIILKYCQDLHFTTYGNTSHCSVYGQKGLKLSPTLAAYANGVAAHSMDFDDTWHPATHPSGAVLPALLALTQMLSQERRVTGEELLMAFNVGIEIQGRLMGFSKEANNIPKKFHPPSVVGTMGSAAASAKLLSLDKEQCMHALAIAASLAGAPMANAATLAKPLHIGNATRLGLEAAILASKGMEANPLILDDVPGCAGFSAFYGDYQPKSLSMPGKVYEFLLAKQDIAFKSFPAHLGMHWVADAAVSVRNIFKEHYGSFDPSAIQSIVLRVPISKYINRPYPDSEHQARHSFQFNACTALLDGEVNIHSFHDQNMFRKDLQHLLSKVVLEHPQDNQANFDKMYAEVALLLKNGNVMIGKCDTFYGHWRKPLSRESLLKKFVTNAKSVLQDDQIQGVIQMVDHLENVTDSSQLPLLLQ; encoded by the exons ATGTTGTGTGCAGCCCTGCGG AAAACTCAGAAGCTTCAGCCTCTGTCCAGGCACATCCACAAGCCGGCGGTGAAAG TGACTGCCGGACACCAGCTAGAAGACACGGTCACCAGCAGCTTTGCGTCGTTCATCCATGGGATTCGCCCCGTGCACCTCTCTGATATAGTGCGCTACAGAAGTAAGCGGATGATCCTGGACAGCATTGGCGTTGGATTGATGGGAAGCACAACACACGTCTTCAATATTATTCTGAAATATTGTCAG GATTTGCACTTTACAACCTATGGAAATACTTCCCATTGCTCAGTTTATGGACAGAAAGGTTTGAAGCTCTCCCCCACCTTGGCCGCTTACGCTAATGGAGTTGCT GCTCATTCCATGGATTTTGATGACACCTGGCACCCTGCTACCCACCCATCTGGGGCTGTCCTTCCGGCTCTGTTGGCATTGACACAAATGCTCTCCCAGGAAAGGCGAGTGACTGGAGAGGAGCTGCTGATGGCTTTCAATGTTGGAATTGAGATTCAAGGAAGACTGATGGGCTTTTCTAAAGAAGCAAATAACATCCCTAAAAA ATTTCATCCCCCCTCTGTGGTTGGAACCATGGGAAGTGCTGCCGCCTCCGCCAAACTTCTGTCATTAGATAAGGAACAATGCATGCACGCCCTGGCCATTGCTGCCTCTCTTGCTGGTGCACCCATGGCAAATGCTGCCACTCTGGCTAAGCCTTTGCACATTGGCAATGCCACACGGCTGGGCCTGGAGGCTGCTATTCTGGCCTCTAAAGGGATGGAGGCCAATCCCCTCATACTGGACGATGTTCCCGGCTGTGCCGGTTTCAGTGCATTTTATGGTGACTACCAACCTAAGTCTCTGTCAATGCCTGGAAAAGTTTATGAGTTCCTTCTAGCCAAGCAAGACATTGCATTCAAGTCTTTTCCTGCACACCTGGGAATGCATTGGGTTGCTGATGCTGCAGTTTCGGTCAGAAATATATTTAAGGAGCACTACGGCTCTTTTGACCCATCGGCCATCCAGTCCATTGTTCTCCGAGTCCCAATCTCCAAATACATAAATAGGCCATATCCAGACTCCGAGCACCAGGCCCGGCACTCTTTCCAATTCAATGCCTGCACAGCCCTCTTAGATGGAGAAGTGAATATTCATTCCTTCCATGACCAAAACATGTTTCGTAAAGACCTCCAGCATCTGCTGAGCAAGGTGGTGCTGGAGCATCCTCAGGACAACCAGGCCAACTTTGACAAGATGTACGCTGAGGTGGCCCTGCTGCTGAAGAACGGGAATGTGATGATTGGCAAATGTGATACTTTCTATGGCCACTGGAGGAAGCCACTGAGCAGAGAGTCCCTGCTGAAGAAATTTGTCACCAATGCCAAGAGTGTCCTGCAGGATGACCAGATCCAAGGGGTCATACAGATGGTGGACCACCTAGAGAATGTTACAGACAGTTCCCAGCTGCCTCTGCTTCTTCAATAA
- the LOC140344082 gene encoding uncharacterized protein — translation MAESLYLSVGVLAVGAGSLLLATHHYSSAAPVIPSSALGILLLILAAVLAYAGVRKIRGNVSLWVTFFWTVSAMWCSSGIIQLLEGNHVLAVSDMRNAIVPGILAFFLGLLIIGIVGILHGEVVLALMAVALSLSGIHEVVLFYDTGVGSSAVACNYLIVTLISLYFIVGRLFYGVSKVSLPGTDLRSVKEKENGSSQSSAIMAFTATSMILNMVASSVFACKLLGITNQLFVGHVPWLWMAAVYQTGICILSYRSFFTLDATHFAFFSILRYAEGFSLLYQILNINVLNYPPSFLVVFAILFFVLAIFTCFQSLAHSAYLLFFVAYCIALACNSSGFFHGGSQGVNVAIYIVSAFMLLIGLYNSKFQTKIPTGEGTIRKLFLGNTYFKLRQYKDVHEPFLGHSKYGDAEALAFAASILAVFAMTVPGNPADPLVTVVLPWVVAAGGIYNLICGAVAYSRGKTLESSAFILYGVMWVIWGISRYSGIYITNRGFNTAVGIICFILFNTFIVFGTFFLSKAWFVYSLTFQLILISFLLDSVNALPIGYDIAVTIIFGIVGFYCFLATLFNSTIETPQIPFGSPFIKISSFSNDRSKCPHLVASRTSSVRQIAEIMKNGGICGIPTDTVYVLVAACNQPEAVERAYKTKRQAQDRPMSLWISSLQQLKPAKHLFSSLLWDFMEAAWPSSISLVIPRGPWLDVLGAKDSSQYIGTPQSIAIRIPDCTVTTHLIDMVGPIAVTSANPSGEADTTHHNQVYAKLGDKVDGVLCDGASPENIASTVVDCTKLESGDIAFFRVGIVPKSQVLQILSRVQEKHSLGYINASFAHSTEDLTGQVMEPNDQPDETTENQDGRHQSHVNGGFTMEEESSH, via the exons ATGGCAGAGTCGCTGTATCTCAGTGTCGGTGTTCTGGCAGTCGGTGCAG GAAGTTTGCTGCTGGCCACACATCATTACAGCTCAGCTGCACCTGTTATCCCTTCTTCAGCCCTGGGCATCCTTCTTCTGATCCTAGCTGCAGTCCTGGCATATGCAG GGGTGCGGAAAATCCGAGGGAATGTATCGCTATGGGTCACCTTCTTTTGGACGGTGTCAGCCATGTGGTGCTCCTCAGGAATCATCCAGCTCCTGGAAGGAAATCATGTCCTTGCTGTCTCTGATATGAGAAACGCCATAGTCCCTGGCATCTTAGCATTCTTCCTGGGGCTGCTGATTATTGGCATTGTGGGGATTCTCCATGGGGAGGTTGTCTTAGCTTTGATGGCTGTTGCACTTTCCTTGTCAGGCATTCATGAAGTTGTTTTATTCTATGACACCGGGGTGGGTTCTTCTGCTGTTGCATGTAATTATTTGATTGTCACCTTGATCAGTTTATACTTTATTGTTGGTAGGTTGTTCTACGGTGTCAGTAAAGTGAGTTTACCTGGCACAGATCTCCGCAGTGTTAAGGAGAAAGAAAATGGCTCATCCCAAAGCTCAGCCATCATGGCGTTCACAGCCACGTCAATGATCCTCAATATGGTGGCCTCCAGTGTGTTTGCCTGCAAACTTCTGGGAATTACTAACCAGCTATTTGTTGGTCACGTGCCATGGCTTTGGATGGCAGCAGTTTACCAAACTGGTATCTGCATTCTGTCATACCGTTCGTTTTTCACGCTAGACGCcacacattttgcctttttttccattCTGAGATATGCAGAGGGATTCTCATTGCTGTATCAGATCCTAAATATCAATGTGTTAAATTACCCCCCGTCATTCCTAGTGGTGTTTGCCATTCTATTTTTTGTACTTGCCATTTTTACCTGCTTTCAAAGTCTTGCCCATTCAGcctatttacttttctttgttgCCTATTGCATTGCATTAGCCTGCAACTCAAGTGGATTTTTCCATGGAGGATCCCAAGGTGTCAATGTGGCCATATACATTGTATCGGCCTTTATGTTGCTGATCGGCCTGTACAATTCCAAATTCCAAACAAAGATCCCCACTGGAGAAGGCACCATTAGAAAACTGTTTCTTGGAAATACATATTTCAAGCTTCGTCAGTATAAAGACGTCCATGAACCCTTCCTTGGCCATTCCAAGTATGGTGACGCTGAAGCCTTGGCCTTCGCTGCCAGCATCTTGGCTGTTTTTGCCATGACAGTGCCAGGCAATCCCGCTGACCCTTTAGTCACAGTTGTCCTGCCATGGGTTGTAGCTGCTGGCGGGATTTATAATCTGATTTGTGGTGCAGTTGCCTATTCTCGTGGTAAGACACTGGAAAGTAGCGCCTTCATCTTATATGGGGTCATGTGGGTCATTTGGGGAATTTCTAGATACAGTGGCATTTATATTACCAATAGAGGCTTCAATACAGCAGTTGGCATTATatgtttcattctttttaacactttcattGTTTTCGGCACCTTTTTCCTATCTAAAGCTTGGTTTGTATATTCCCTTACCTTCCAATTAATCCTTATCAGCTTCCTCCTTGATTCAGTCAATGCTCTCCCAATAGGCTATGATATCGCCGTTACCATTATCTTTGGCATTGTTGGCTTTTACTGCTTTCTTGCAACACTCTTCAACAGCACCATTGAGACTCCCCAAATACCATTCGGCAGCCCATTTATTAAGATTAGTAGCTTCTCCAATGACAGATCAAAGTGCCCCCATCTGGTTGCCTCCAGGACCAGCTCCGTCAGACAAATAGCAG AAATCATGAAAAATGGGGGAATTTGTGGCATTCCCACTGACACTGTCTACGTATTGGTGGCAGCCTGCAATCAACCTGAAGCGGTGGAGCGAGCGTACAA GACAAAACGCCAAGCTCAGGACCGGCCGATGTCTCTGTGGATTTCCAGCTTACAGCAACTAAAACCGGCCAAGCATTTGTTCAGCTCTTTGTTATGGGACTTCATGGAGGCGGCTTGGCCTTCATCCATCAGCCTGGTGATCCCAAGAG GACCTTGGCTGGATGTATTGGGTGCTAAGGATTCTTCACAATACATAGGAACCCCCCAAAGCATCGCCATAAGAATCCCAGACTGCACAGTGACTACACATCTCATCGACATG GTGGGTCCGATTGCAGTGACTTCAGCCAATCCGTCGGGTGAAGCAGATACAACCCACCACAACCAAGTCTATGCCAAGCTAGGGGATAAG GTCGATGGAGTTTTGTGTGATGGAGCCTCCCCAGAAAATATTGCTTCCACCGTGGTTGATTGTACAAAATTGGAGTCTGGGGACATTGCATTCTTCAGAGTCGGAATTGTCCCCAAATCTCAG GTTCTGCAGATATTAAGTCGTGTTCAGGAAAAGCACTCACTAGGTTACATCAATGCCTCCTTCGCTCATTCCACAGAAGATCTCACAGGTCAGGTAATGGAACCCAATGACCAACCAGATGAGACAACAGAGAACCAAGATGGCAGACATCAGTCACATGTTAATGGCGGCTTTACCATGGAAGAAGAATCATCACATTGA